One stretch of Rhodoflexus caldus DNA includes these proteins:
- a CDS encoding LamG-like jellyroll fold domain-containing protein has product MTANLRYLLLLLAFFTVATSELFAQPQPDGTRGIYFNGSTFVQVPNDASLNLTNNFTIEAWVKLSEIPTGSSAQTIVSKRATSLGGYQFGITDGGKLRLSLPGTAVHITLNNYITDVNRWYHVAVSFSNIINGVRFFVNGAPVEQLDGTGLPGIATDPMRIGADNIGSGSDFFLGQMDGVRISSFVRYIIGFTPPVNPAPDINTVAVYNFDETAGQTVTDQSILANNGWLGTSAAPETSDAIRAIRTINTNDSGTGSLRQAVLDANFDTDINFLDFSIPSPAPWVINLTSNLPSINSRVIVDGTSQLGWSETSLVELNGAGISVADALGFTLAAGSASSEIYGMEIYGFTAGADAAGIRIGASADNCIIGAVDKRNVLRDNLSGINIFGSITGGTIAHNYIGLDNTGSSAQANTNGILISPSLTVSGLQILNNVISANTNNNIRAVSGNNLIIRGNKIGTNAAGTSAAFTQNIGIFLGGTTLNATIGGTAPTETNIIGGHNGQGIQLLGGDNHTVTGNRIGTDLGGTANFGNGTGIEITFSSTGNTIGSAVAGQENIIAFNGFGINITNTGANNNNRITRNSFYCNTGAAIRLEGAGSNINKTAPVITSASTTTVSGTAAANDIIEIFRDNATVCGFANQGRVYVATVTADAGGNWTYTGSFPAGSRITATATDAANNTSSFSTAFALPAPYTTMGSVVWNVNGNWSLDDGVTDCGCNPAGQNNVTVILRHLATVSNAGDIGVNNTIELQDNAELFLQVEPTNQIAEIRTSGAITSVANLRFDYVPVSNNVVALNNLDNTNPLVTVIFGGGDGAIPARLGTELTPKPYPSVVILSGNKTMQFPAGVGNYFINGNFFLSGGASLSFDAATAGNTLEINGSLATVTGGATLNANDTEVKLIINYTLRNSGGTVNGSVAGLEFSNISTANYQHDTNGGNIPLANWGLNSFCNVTGVTNVMPGGWAGQTFGNLIWNCGNQSTYLAFNADFEVAGTFSVITTRNPSFPLGLSVASTGSYTMKVKNFEMTAPINDANFYPYGGVNPADVGTLEITGDCSITGGGTGVLSNIGTSRLLFTGNTNSLLSFNPGLTFNGDARWVFEVDKSGGATVATASDVSVTVSGFGTPASFLRLTNGIFNIDNNHSVNVSNIEGSVGILQMSTNSRLFLEQHNPSFSNTFNGTVSLDPTSRIFYRSANEQRIFVPSSGNYANITLDGENNSTPVSKNIDGNIQAASVDIINNANLNFEASTDVLVRINGALTNTLGQSTITHNMAGYNHTLELRGTVNQADNFVVTGAGNSSHVIYGRTDDQQVFASPNYVELTIDGGGTKTLQGTSEVAYKLNLTNGKLQLGTFDLTYNGTPANLSASSAGWVATNGSGRFVQGAAGSNLLFPVGSDVAYQPVRLATAVAGSSARFGNSTPGLPVGSVGSWFIDNLTTDTDVLIENPQGGSIIWNLSEIGRYTTAWNTLTTAYPSTNVYQAFLPSTGTVQELAVIASTPVIPTQPIGNRGLYFDGADDYISAAPIVLSNMTMSAWIKPAAWGGGIVSTLGENGSGNNGFALEVATDGQVVFSFGEDGNRDWIFSGLTNVVPVNQWSHVAGTYEAATNTMRLFVNGVEVANGLSFRTAGTRIVSIGSVFTWGWRFNGQIDEVRIFDTALNTPQIQVNMGSAAVNGAAAFWRFEEGTGSTTADASPNSNTASLPAAPENPLWALRVINTDAAGAGSFRQVITEANTLAGRNYIDFSIPDTDPNYSTGVWTIQSSVGVPDNVLDGSIIDGYSAFGSAPATTGTPATIVIQLQQPTAGNTLQLAGTQPVTVRGLSIAQSVSNGLAALWLSGTAGHIVQGNHIGVNAAGNVPFPAATSGSLVIQSSANNIVGGIAPAARNIISGADNYGIRIDGFTPSANNQILGNYIGVAADGTTPLPNGNSGIFINSAATNNLIGNGAPTGRNIIANNIGWGVEITGVSVNNTVSNNHIYANVAGGILVQAGSNNDKAAPVLTTFSPTQLSGTCVAGDIVEVFSDSPQTGTTNQGRQFLGQATVVGTTWTLNGTFTAGTRYTATATDATGSTSPFSAALPFDFTTAQSGNWNDPATWAGGNVPPAGSNITIVNSHTVTADVNVNINSLIIEPNAALNMSNFALTIPAVSLGGTLDLGTGAHTLSAVTDNGGAGQLIANDNATAAVIGSLTGDFFDVAGNTVVFAGSGSYTLPIRNYPTLKVTGTGIRTVPTGSPIVVSGHIVNNASGAELNINAEVTLPITGLLPHLIQGTSGNTLRFNNSLTALGDVQVTGNANCEVNGVLTVTGGLFENQNPLFSIGTGGDITGTGTFRNLATVLYQSANTPSVSTLNVSTVPNRFIYANGTAAVAAVNYDVLAIRGNRLSNAGIISANAIELDNAATATEWTLNNGSTVVINGNLTLDNANGAILDLGTGNATVVVNGNLLGAAANSEIRSFPGTGNAHLLELKGAINTVALYDASGDATVRYNGANQQVFGSFDYMFVEITGGGVKSLQDEASINGQLRLLNGRLQLNNHNLTLANPIVADQLTGIFANSWIQTNGSGRLIRQGAGANVVFPVGDATAARPVTVATTATGNTEVAFTNTISPTVTAANIAAGMWSINSPAIATNLTFAGVGGTANSTSEIYSSNSPWVLVPTLPARPPYTTASPVTFSGTSQNFTVFSNACITPVISAVQDESAFLCSPTLGRVTIRLQEASVTTGALYDIDLNGDGIWERTNVLPLNTSVLLADNLAAGTVINNPRVRVAGSSCVSAPFPFNLTISSKKPVILAAEITRPISCATSDGKLLLRIRNGVVNGFYHVDLNNDGINEFSNLRLRSDSTISVEGIAEKTPLPAVKVTYAISSCASEALPLSQVMPDAIRPAVNLAVTGETEADPDEIIAIRVQDIQAGVSYRLMRDTVQIGQPQSGTAGATLTFNTEPLLRNSVYHILAKKIDSGCEVELEQKISIRVYHEVTDSLTLVALYNSANGANWQPVWNLRTPVRTWHGVSVRKGRVVSLGLNGKGLAGIINPVLQLPRLNTLHVANNRLEFDAFENVLPALTNRGMALVFSPQAPVNEELTITEFETKTVTLRTTARGTRNTYQWFKDGRPLTGSTASELTLRNLNIRDTGVYHCEVRNPEAPGLVIQRRRITLNVLQYMRSQTDSLVLVELYRTLGGDNWIQRFDFRNPVATWPGIQTTNGRVTGINLSNNNLTGEIPDIFIELRGLGILDDLEYLNLSNNKITGRIPESLTNHRKLTYLDLSFNLLEGDIPAYIGAFAELRTLWLSGNRFTSLPREIGQLSKLTNLLLDGNLLAQIPDEIGQLRNLQILRMSGNRLRTVPSSVSGTFGSLKILGLADNNIESLPAVFESLPDGLEQLLLHNNRLSVVPLNTADRPRLQLLTIYGNRMDFGLIEPLMLRFRDRRSAAEVLYAPQAPIGTAGELTVQNGQAFTLTIRTGGTANRYRWFKDNNPVDNDLNIADYTIARSQADDTGSYRVQVTNPNAPDLTLVSLPVQVQITCATAATFTIRAQGATELCGNEPFTTVLQVTGMENAAEIRWLRNGSLLAGVQGRNFTPQTAGRYRAMVRTEGANCFAVSSNEIEIQISENISTALTVAQGGRLFVQVAGNPAVQRYEWFRNGQLIASTISREFTAEQAGNYSVSLITSNGCRFTSAVVAVDNTIVGIEEWPTVVPLRLYPNPARDQLQIQSSLLKIEDCKVFNALGQQLSVRAEKQLPHEWLLDIGGLVPGAYLLRCRTQQGDIWLKWIKE; this is encoded by the coding sequence ATGACAGCAAATCTACGCTACCTACTATTACTACTTGCTTTCTTTACGGTTGCAACCTCTGAACTTTTTGCGCAGCCGCAACCGGACGGCACCCGCGGCATATATTTCAACGGCAGCACTTTTGTGCAAGTGCCGAACGATGCCAGCCTGAACCTAACCAACAATTTTACCATTGAAGCATGGGTAAAGTTGAGTGAAATACCGACGGGCTCTTCCGCACAAACCATCGTGAGCAAACGCGCCACCTCTTTGGGCGGTTATCAGTTCGGTATTACCGATGGCGGAAAACTTCGCCTGTCGCTGCCGGGGACGGCTGTACACATTACTCTCAATAACTACATCACCGATGTTAATCGCTGGTATCATGTGGCTGTGTCTTTCAGCAACATCATTAACGGTGTAAGGTTTTTTGTAAATGGCGCACCGGTAGAGCAACTTGACGGAACGGGGCTTCCCGGCATAGCAACCGACCCTATGCGCATAGGAGCGGACAATATTGGTTCAGGGAGTGATTTTTTTCTCGGACAGATGGACGGGGTGCGGATTTCAAGCTTTGTTCGCTATATCATCGGGTTTACTCCGCCTGTGAATCCGGCACCGGATATTAATACAGTAGCAGTTTACAACTTTGACGAAACGGCGGGACAAACCGTTACAGACCAAAGCATATTAGCCAACAACGGATGGTTAGGCACAAGTGCCGCACCGGAAACAAGCGATGCTATCAGGGCTATTCGCACCATCAATACCAACGACAGCGGCACAGGCAGCCTTCGACAGGCAGTATTGGACGCCAATTTTGATACAGATATCAACTTTCTGGATTTCAGCATTCCAAGCCCTGCACCGTGGGTGATTAACTTGACAAGCAATCTGCCATCTATCAACTCGCGGGTTATTGTGGATGGCACATCGCAGTTAGGCTGGTCGGAGACTTCATTGGTAGAATTAAACGGTGCGGGAATTTCCGTAGCTGATGCTTTGGGCTTTACTCTCGCGGCAGGTAGCGCATCAAGCGAAATTTACGGAATGGAGATTTACGGCTTTACGGCCGGGGCAGACGCGGCAGGCATCAGAATAGGAGCATCGGCCGATAACTGTATCATTGGGGCGGTGGATAAAAGAAACGTACTCCGAGATAATTTATCGGGTATCAACATTTTCGGCAGCATTACGGGGGGCACCATCGCACATAATTACATCGGACTTGATAACACGGGCAGCAGTGCACAAGCCAATACCAACGGCATTTTGATATCGCCTTCCTTAACAGTATCGGGTTTACAGATACTCAATAACGTAATTTCTGCCAATACCAACAATAACATTCGCGCCGTATCGGGCAACAACCTGATTATCAGGGGTAATAAAATTGGCACAAATGCAGCAGGCACAAGTGCTGCTTTTACACAAAATATCGGGATTTTTCTCGGAGGTACTACACTCAATGCAACCATAGGCGGTACGGCACCGACAGAAACCAATATCATTGGCGGGCACAACGGGCAGGGCATCCAATTGCTCGGCGGCGATAATCATACCGTTACGGGCAATCGGATTGGTACAGACCTTGGCGGCACAGCCAACTTTGGCAACGGCACCGGTATAGAAATTACTTTCAGTTCAACGGGAAACACCATCGGCTCGGCGGTGGCAGGCCAAGAAAACATCATTGCATTCAACGGCTTTGGCATCAACATCACCAACACAGGAGCGAATAACAACAACCGCATTACGCGAAACTCATTCTATTGCAACACAGGAGCAGCCATACGATTAGAAGGAGCCGGTTCAAATATCAACAAAACAGCACCTGTCATAACTTCTGCCAGTACAACAACCGTTTCGGGAACGGCAGCTGCCAACGATATTATTGAAATATTCAGAGATAACGCAACCGTTTGCGGTTTTGCCAATCAGGGGCGCGTTTATGTGGCAACCGTAACGGCAGATGCAGGCGGCAACTGGACTTACACAGGTTCATTTCCTGCGGGCAGCCGCATTACCGCAACCGCTACGGATGCAGCTAACAACACTTCGTCATTTTCAACAGCTTTTGCATTGCCCGCACCTTACACTACTATGGGCAGTGTGGTTTGGAATGTGAATGGCAACTGGTCGTTGGACGATGGCGTAACCGATTGCGGATGCAATCCTGCGGGACAAAACAATGTAACCGTCATCCTCCGCCATTTAGCAACCGTATCTAACGCGGGAGATATTGGTGTTAATAACACCATTGAACTGCAAGACAATGCCGAGTTATTCTTACAGGTTGAACCGACCAATCAAATTGCCGAAATCAGAACATCGGGTGCCATAACATCTGTGGCCAATTTGCGATTTGACTATGTGCCTGTGAGCAACAACGTAGTAGCACTCAACAATTTGGATAATACTAACCCGCTTGTGACCGTTATTTTCGGTGGCGGTGATGGTGCCATTCCTGCAAGGTTGGGAACAGAACTAACACCGAAGCCTTACCCTTCGGTAGTTATCTTATCGGGCAATAAAACCATGCAATTTCCTGCCGGGGTTGGTAATTACTTCATCAATGGAAACTTTTTCCTGAGTGGAGGCGCTTCATTAAGTTTTGATGCAGCCACTGCCGGTAATACACTGGAAATCAACGGTTCGCTTGCTACGGTAACAGGTGGCGCTACATTGAACGCCAACGACACAGAGGTTAAACTGATTATCAACTACACACTGCGCAACAGCGGCGGCACCGTCAATGGCTCTGTGGCAGGTTTGGAATTTTCAAACATTTCTACCGCCAACTATCAGCATGACACAAACGGTGGAAATATTCCGCTTGCCAATTGGGGATTAAACTCTTTCTGTAATGTTACGGGCGTAACAAACGTTATGCCCGGCGGTTGGGCGGGACAGACCTTCGGCAATTTGATATGGAACTGTGGCAATCAGAGTACCTATCTGGCTTTTAATGCCGATTTTGAGGTGGCGGGTACGTTCAGCGTTATTACTACGCGCAACCCCTCGTTCCCGTTAGGACTTTCAGTAGCAAGTACAGGCAGCTACACAATGAAAGTCAAAAACTTTGAAATGACTGCTCCAATCAACGATGCCAACTTTTACCCGTATGGTGGGGTGAATCCGGCAGATGTGGGGACGCTGGAAATCACAGGAGATTGCTCAATAACAGGCGGCGGCACGGGCGTATTAAGCAATATCGGTACAAGTCGCCTGCTATTTACGGGAAACACCAACAGCCTGTTGAGTTTCAACCCGGGGCTGACTTTTAACGGTGATGCAAGATGGGTATTTGAAGTGGATAAATCAGGCGGTGCAACAGTTGCTACCGCAAGTGATGTATCTGTTACGGTCAGCGGGTTTGGCACACCTGCCTCTTTCCTGCGACTGACCAACGGCATTTTCAATATTGACAATAACCATTCGGTAAATGTCAGCAATATTGAAGGCAGCGTCGGCATTCTGCAAATGAGCACGAACAGCCGATTGTTTCTGGAACAACACAATCCTTCGTTCAGCAACACGTTCAACGGCACAGTTAGTCTTGACCCTACCAGCCGCATTTTTTATCGTTCGGCCAATGAGCAGCGCATTTTTGTGCCGTCTTCGGGCAACTATGCCAACATCACATTAGATGGTGAAAATAACTCCACACCCGTCAGCAAAAACATAGACGGCAACATACAGGCAGCTTCTGTTGATATTATCAACAATGCCAACCTGAATTTTGAAGCCTCAACCGATGTACTGGTGCGCATCAATGGTGCTTTGACCAATACCCTTGGCCAAAGCACCATTACGCATAACATGGCAGGCTACAACCATACGCTGGAATTGCGGGGAACGGTCAATCAAGCAGATAATTTTGTTGTAACAGGTGCCGGTAACAGCAGCCATGTTATTTACGGCAGAACCGATGACCAACAAGTTTTTGCCTCACCTAATTATGTAGAACTTACCATTGACGGCGGCGGCACAAAAACACTGCAAGGCACCAGCGAAGTGGCCTACAAACTCAACTTGACCAATGGCAAACTACAATTAGGTACATTTGACCTTACCTATAACGGCACTCCCGCGAACCTTTCGGCAAGCAGTGCGGGATGGGTTGCTACCAACGGTTCAGGTAGATTTGTTCAGGGGGCAGCAGGAAGCAACTTGTTATTCCCCGTTGGCAGCGATGTAGCCTATCAGCCCGTGCGCTTGGCAACCGCTGTTGCCGGTTCTTCTGCACGCTTTGGCAACTCTACCCCCGGCCTTCCTGTCGGAAGCGTCGGCTCGTGGTTCATTGATAACCTGACAACCGATACAGACGTACTGATTGAAAATCCGCAGGGCGGTTCCATCATCTGGAACTTATCGGAGATTGGCCGCTACACAACTGCGTGGAATACACTTACTACCGCCTACCCTTCAACGAATGTGTATCAGGCTTTCTTGCCATCCACAGGCACAGTGCAGGAATTGGCAGTGATTGCATCAACGCCCGTAATACCTACACAACCCATAGGCAACAGAGGGCTGTACTTTGACGGTGCAGATGATTACATCAGTGCCGCCCCCATCGTTCTTTCCAACATGACCATGTCGGCATGGATTAAACCTGCTGCATGGGGCGGCGGTATTGTTTCAACCTTGGGAGAAAACGGAAGCGGCAATAACGGCTTTGCATTAGAAGTGGCAACCGATGGTCAGGTGGTTTTCAGTTTTGGAGAAGACGGCAACCGCGACTGGATATTTTCAGGTTTGACCAATGTTGTACCTGTCAATCAGTGGAGTCATGTTGCGGGCACCTACGAAGCGGCAACCAATACCATGCGCCTGTTCGTGAATGGCGTAGAAGTTGCTAACGGTCTTTCATTTCGCACCGCAGGCACTCGCATTGTCAGCATTGGCTCTGTTTTTACTTGGGGCTGGCGTTTCAACGGACAAATTGATGAGGTGCGCATTTTTGACACCGCACTTAATACCCCGCAAATTCAGGTAAACATGGGCAGCGCCGCGGTGAACGGGGCAGCGGCATTCTGGCGATTTGAGGAAGGCACAGGCAGCACTACCGCCGATGCAAGCCCGAACAGCAACACGGCTTCGCTGCCCGCAGCCCCTGAAAATCCCCTCTGGGCACTGCGCGTCATCAATACCGATGCGGCGGGCGCAGGCAGTTTCCGTCAGGTTATCACAGAGGCCAATACGCTTGCAGGACGCAACTACATAGATTTCAGCATCCCCGATACCGACCCCAATTATAGCACAGGTGTATGGACGATTCAATCCTCCGTTGGTGTGCCTGACAACGTGCTTGACGGCAGCATCATTGACGGCTACTCTGCTTTCGGCTCTGCACCGGCCACAACAGGCACGCCTGCAACCATCGTTATACAGTTGCAACAGCCTACCGCAGGCAACACCTTACAACTGGCCGGTACGCAACCTGTAACGGTCAGGGGCTTGTCCATTGCTCAAAGCGTATCTAACGGTTTGGCTGCCTTGTGGCTTTCGGGCACGGCAGGACATATTGTGCAAGGCAATCACATCGGCGTAAATGCAGCAGGCAATGTGCCGTTCCCTGCTGCAACCAGTGGGAGCCTTGTGATACAATCAAGCGCGAACAATATAGTAGGCGGAATTGCACCCGCAGCCCGCAATATAATCAGCGGTGCAGACAACTACGGCATCCGCATAGACGGGTTTACCCCGTCAGCCAATAACCAGATTTTGGGCAATTATATCGGCGTAGCTGCCGATGGCACAACGCCTTTACCCAACGGCAACAGCGGCATCTTTATTAATTCCGCTGCCACAAACAACCTAATCGGCAACGGCGCTCCCACCGGAAGAAACATTATTGCCAATAATATCGGATGGGGTGTAGAAATTACAGGAGTAAGCGTGAACAATACCGTCAGCAACAATCACATCTACGCCAACGTTGCAGGCGGCATTTTGGTACAGGCAGGTTCTAACAACGACAAAGCAGCACCCGTACTTACTACCTTCTCCCCTACGCAGTTATCGGGTACATGCGTAGCAGGTGATATTGTAGAGGTATTTTCCGACAGCCCGCAAACAGGCACAACCAATCAGGGGCGGCAGTTTTTGGGGCAAGCAACTGTTGTAGGTACAACATGGACGCTGAACGGCACTTTTACGGCAGGAACGCGCTACACGGCAACAGCCACAGATGCAACAGGCAGCACTTCTCCTTTCTCGGCAGCACTACCCTTTGATTTTACCACCGCACAGTCGGGCAACTGGAACGACCCTGCCACATGGGCAGGAGGGAATGTTCCGCCTGCGGGTTCCAATATCACGATTGTAAACAGCCACACCGTTACGGCCGATGTCAATGTCAATATCAACAGCCTCATTATTGAGCCCAATGCAGCACTGAATATGAGCAACTTCGCGCTGACCATACCTGCCGTATCTTTGGGCGGTACATTGGACTTGGGCACAGGTGCGCATACGCTGAGTGCAGTTACCGACAACGGCGGAGCGGGGCAACTTATCGCCAATGACAATGCCACTGCCGCAGTCATCGGGTCGCTTACAGGCGATTTTTTTGATGTGGCGGGAAATACCGTCGTTTTTGCAGGTTCGGGCAGCTACACGCTTCCGATTCGCAACTATCCTACATTAAAAGTAACAGGCACGGGTATCCGAACCGTGCCTACGGGCAGCCCGATTGTCGTATCGGGGCACATTGTCAATAATGCAAGCGGCGCGGAGCTCAATATCAATGCAGAGGTTACGTTGCCCATTACAGGCCTTTTACCGCATCTGATACAAGGCACAAGCGGCAACACCCTCAGATTCAACAACAGCCTTACGGCTTTGGGCGATGTACAGGTTACAGGCAATGCCAACTGCGAAGTCAATGGTGTGCTGACCGTTACGGGAGGCTTATTTGAAAATCAGAATCCGCTGTTCAGCATCGGTACGGGAGGCGATATTACAGGCACCGGCACTTTCCGCAATTTGGCTACCGTGCTTTATCAATCGGCCAATACACCTTCCGTCAGTACGCTGAATGTCTCCACTGTTCCCAACCGTTTTATTTATGCCAACGGAACAGCCGCAGTAGCTGCCGTTAATTACGATGTATTGGCCATCAGAGGCAACCGTTTGAGCAATGCGGGCATTATTAGCGCCAATGCGATAGAATTGGACAATGCCGCCACCGCTACTGAATGGACGCTCAACAACGGCTCAACTGTCGTCATTAACGGCAATCTGACATTGGACAATGCCAATGGCGCAATACTTGATTTAGGAACGGGCAATGCAACCGTAGTGGTAAACGGCAACTTGCTGGGTGCTGCCGCCAACTCCGAAATACGCAGCTTCCCGGGAACGGGCAATGCACACTTGCTCGAGTTGAAAGGCGCAATCAACACGGTAGCCCTTTACGATGCTTCGGGCGATGCTACCGTCCGCTACAACGGTGCCAATCAGCAGGTGTTTGGCTCATTTGACTACATGTTCGTGGAAATTACGGGCGGCGGAGTTAAATCTTTGCAGGATGAAGCAAGCATTAACGGGCAGCTGCGTTTGCTCAACGGCAGGCTGCAACTCAACAACCACAACCTGACGCTCGCCAACCCGATTGTAGCCGACCAACTCACGGGCATATTTGCCAACAGTTGGATACAAACCAACGGCAGCGGCAGGCTGATTCGTCAGGGTGCGGGTGCGAATGTGGTGTTCCCCGTGGGAGATGCTACGGCAGCGCGTCCCGTAACCGTGGCTACTACCGCAACAGGCAATACAGAAGTTGCATTTACCAACACCATCAGCCCGACTGTTACGGCCGCCAATATCGCGGCAGGCATGTGGAGCATCAACTCGCCTGCCATTGCAACCAATCTGACCTTTGCCGGTGTTGGCGGAACGGCTAATAGTACTTCTGAAATTTACAGTTCCAACAGCCCGTGGGTGTTAGTGCCTACGCTGCCTGCAAGGCCGCCCTATACCACGGCAAGCCCTGTAACATTCAGCGGCACATCGCAAAACTTTACCGTATTTTCCAATGCCTGTATAACGCCTGTCATTAGCGCGGTGCAGGACGAAAGCGCTTTCCTTTGCTCGCCAACTTTGGGAAGAGTTACCATCCGCCTGCAAGAAGCCTCTGTTACCACAGGTGCGCTGTACGATATAGACCTCAACGGCGACGGCATTTGGGAGCGCACCAATGTTTTGCCGTTGAACACCTCTGTATTGTTGGCGGATAACTTGGCAGCAGGAACCGTTATTAATAACCCAAGGGTACGGGTTGCGGGTTCAAGCTGTGTTTCCGCCCCCTTCCCTTTCAATCTGACCATCAGCAGCAAAAAGCCTGTCATTCTGGCTGCGGAAATTACCCGCCCTATCTCATGCGCCACCTCCGATGGCAAACTATTGCTGCGCATTCGCAACGGTGTTGTCAATGGGTTTTATCACGTAGATTTGAACAACGACGGTATCAACGAATTCAGCAACCTGCGCCTCCGAAGCGACAGCACTATTTCAGTAGAAGGAATCGCTGAAAAAACACCGCTGCCTGCCGTTAAGGTAACTTATGCCATCAGCAGTTGCGCATCAGAGGCGTTGCCGCTGAGCCAAGTAATGCCCGATGCCATCCGCCCTGCGGTGAATTTAGCCGTAACAGGTGAAACGGAAGCCGACCCCGACGAAATCATCGCTATTCGCGTACAAGACATTCAGGCAGGAGTCAGCTATCGCCTGATGCGCGACACCGTACAGATAGGACAACCGCAAAGCGGCACGGCCGGAGCTACCCTTACTTTCAATACCGAACCACTCCTCCGCAACTCTGTCTATCACATCCTTGCCAAAAAAATTGACTCGGGTTGTGAGGTTGAGCTGGAACAGAAAATCAGTATTCGGGTGTATCACGAAGTAACCGATTCGCTCACATTGGTGGCACTTTACAACAGCGCCAACGGTGCAAACTGGCAACCCGTGTGGAATCTACGAACCCCTGTGCGCACATGGCACGGTGTAAGTGTTCGCAAAGGGCGGGTTGTTTCCTTAGGCCTGAACGGTAAAGGGCTGGCAGGCATTATCAATCCTGTTTTGCAGTTACCCCGACTGAACACACTCCATGTGGCTAATAACCGTTTGGAGTTTGATGCTTTTGAGAACGTGCTTCCTGCCTTGACAAATCGTGGAATGGCACTTGTTTTTTCACCGCAAGCACCTGTTAATGAAGAACTTACCATCACAGAGTTTGAAACCAAAACCGTAACGCTGCGCACTACCGCAAGAGGCACGCGTAATACTTACCAATGGTTCAAAGACGGCCGCCCGTTGACAGGCAGTACGGCCTCGGAACTCACCTTGCGCAACCTGAACATACGGGATACGGGCGTTTACCATTGTGAAGTGCGCAACCCCGAAGCGCCCGGATTGGTTATCCAACGCCGCCGCATTACGCTGAATGTGCTGCAATACATGCGCTCACAAACCGATTCGTTAGTGCTGGTAGAGCTTTACCGCACACTCGGCGGCGATAACTGGATTCAGCGTTTTGACTTCCGCAATCCTGTGGCTACTTGGCCGGGTATTCAGACCACCAACGGACGCGTAACGGGTATTAACCTGTCCAACAACAACCTCACAGGTGAAATTCCCGATATTTTCATTGAACTGCGCGGGCTGGGCATTCTGGACGATTTGGAGTACCTCAACCTGTCTAATAACAAAATCACGGGGCGCATTCCCGAATCGCTGACCAACCACCGCAAACTCACCTATTTAGACCTGAGTTTCAATCTTTTAGAAGGAGATATTCCTGCTTATATCGGTGCTTTTGCAGAATTGCGCACCCTTTGGCTGTCGGGCAATCGCTTTACAAGCCTGCCGCGTGAAATTGGGCAGTTGAGCAAGCTCACCAACCTGCTGCTGGACGGCAACCTGCTGGCACAAATCCCCGATGAAATCGGGCAGTTGCGCAACCTGCAAATTCTGCGCATGAGCGGCAACCGCCTGCGTACCGTTCCCTCATCCGTCTCAGGTACTTTTGGCAGCCTGAAAATATTGGGTCTGGCAGACAACAACATAGAGTCGCTTCCTGCTGTTTTTGAAAGCCTGCCTGATGGATTGGAGCAACTGCTGCTGCACAATAACCGCCTGTCGGTTGTACCGCTCAACACTGCCGACCGACCGCGCCTGCAACTGCTTACCATCTATGGCAACCGCATGGACTTTGGCCTCATTGAGCCGCTGATGCTTCGTTTCCGCGACCGTCGGAGTGCGGCAGAAGTGCTCTATGCGCCACAAGCACCCATCGGAACAGCAGGTGAACTGACCGTACAAAACGGACAGGCATTTACCCTGACCATCCGCAC